AGGCTAAAACTCCAGGTGGCAACCAGcatggttttctcatttcctcatatcttccccagcctcccatggtttgggtttctgccaCGAGAGTAgcagaaagccttttctccttctttgctTTGGCTTGATATCAATCCCTACCGCCTCAGGTTGACGTTGTGGATCCACCAGGAAAGGTGGTGAAGCTGGGAAACGTCTGCATTGGGCAGACGGTGAAGAAGATGGTCACTGTAGCCAACAAGAGTGCAGCCCCTCTCACCTTTAAGCTGAGGGTCACGTCCACCGTGCCAGAGTTGCAGGAAGCTGGGGTAAGGCctgttccttctctgcagagcactttggtgtgcctgcagggagcgctgagctgctgtgggtgggagctAGTAGGTAATGACTGAGGTGTGgtctgccctggctgcctgtgcctgccctgtcctccctgctggcactgctctggcagcagatgcctgcagtgcgaatgcttcagctgagctgggtgccAGGACTCCCCGAGAGCCAGAAGTGAGAAGGCAGCACAATTCCTCTAGCCTGTTTTAGACACATCCATCAGGATGCAGCCATGTGTTTTAGATCTGGAAAGGTGAGGGAGGTGAATCTTGAAAGAGGGAgagttgcagctctgttggaaCGTATGTGAAAGCTTTAGAAGACAGAGTTGATCTCGCCGTGACCAGGTGGACACATGGTAGAAAACACCTTTGGTATTCCCTAGGAATGCCTAGGAGGGAATGAgtgggactggggcagtgctggtggggacagaagaggaattggaagcctcttccctgagtgtggtgagggaggCTCCACAGCTCGCTTGCCAGATGAAATAGTCTCCACTCGTTTCTTCGGGTAGgttctgtgcttgaagcccagcaaggatctaaagctgaagggcagaggagacacCTGCAAAGTGGAGGTGACCTTCTCCCCGAAGTGCCGCATGCAGCCGTTCAGcggggaagtgctgctggagtgccGCGGGCTGGTGCGCTCCCTCTGTGTGGTGCGGggctcctgccagggcagcctcgTGAGCCTGGACCAGgaccagctcagctttggagCCGTGGTGCAGCAGAGCTACACGTGCCGGCGCGTCGTCATGCGGAACGCGGGCGACACAAGAGTCAGGTAAAGCAGCAGGTCCTGCCCAGCCTGAAGCCTTATTGCCAGGTGGCTCAGGGTCAGGCCTGAGATGTGGTGGGAAAGCCCACAAGAGACTTGGAGCCTCACACTGAGGCTtacactgccttcacagctcCCCGTGGCTAATCctttcctgtccttgtgctttcctcGGCAAGGTTTATGTGGGACGTGGAGAGCTTCAAGCCAGACTTTTCCATCAGCCCCACAAAGGGTTACATCAGCCCAGGGATGGATGTCCCCTTGGTTGTGACCTTCCGCCCCTCgaagctgagccaggctgtccAGTACGAGGGGCTGCGGTGCttcatccagggcagtgaggcgCTGCGGCTTACGCTGGCAGGATCCTGCGTGGAGGCCCCTGGCCCCAAAGAGGTAacgcagcagggacaggatgggcCCCTGGACCCCAGCATCTGCACCACAtctctcccagggcaggaactgAAGGACACTTGCGAGCACAGACTCGCTGGTGCTGGGGTATcccagagagaaactgctgggcaggattgccagaattcctgagccctgtcattgcctttctcccctgttcaaggtgctgctcctccagtgagcagctcagctgtcctggctctgcactgcagcacccgTGCCATGGGAACACCCTGCTGGGCTCTTCTGAGACCCTCCTCACAGAGCCACCCCActgtatcccagcactgcacctgcagccacacttctcCCCCCTGCCGGGCCATGGGAGGGCATTCAGCAGTAGGAAGGGGCAAGACATCTGCATCCagtccctgggatggggcagcccgGGAGCTGTTGGCTCTTGCTCCCAAAGAGAGCGtggagctcctcttcctcctgcccacgaaggaaggggctgtgtggctgcagatctTGTCCTTGCACAGGAGTTTCCTTTCAGGACTCCCTGTTTCACCCAGCATGCGAAAGgcttgttctgctcccttcttcaaGAGCAACCAGCTTGATTTACTCCAAAAGCTATGGCCAAAGCGtaatttttgcatgtgacaaggaaaagctgctccctgtgctccaggtcctggtgcagagccagcGTGAGAAGAGTGGGAAGGGTTGTGGGTACgacccagcagcctctgtgctcctctgttacAGACGCTGACTTTCAGCTGCCATGTGCgtgagaggcagagccagaccaTCCTCCTGTCCAACCCGAGCAGCGAGGCctggaccctgcagcccatcattgaggggaaatactggaaagggCCTGAATTTATCCATCTGGAggccaggcaaaaagaaaaggtctaccAGGTCACCTACAGACCCCTAACCATGAGctctgagaacaagaagcacCAGGTACGTGAGCTGTGCCAGCGTGTGCTGACCCTCGTGGCATGACCCTTgtagctcaccctgctttgggcaggaggttgtccgagatgaccttcagaggtcctgtccaagctgaaggtgtcctgtgccctctgttggaagctgggttttgtggtggctGGGGGCCAGGCACAGGCAAAGGGCAGATGGGAACTCGGGCCTGACACCAAACGTGTTGGAGCAGCTGACCTAAAGAGCCAGGCTTTCTGAAGgccaagaaatgaagtttgttctgCGCAGCTCCTGGTGGCTGCTTGTGGCAGCCCAGGGGGCTCAGAGACCCCCACGCTCAGCGCACGGCTGCACAGGCTCTCCGAGCCCTGGGCACAACCACTTGTGCctgtccttgtgcagcttgcagggagcaagaagggcaaagctgccctgcagtttctcagtgccCTCCTGGCCGTGAACAGGCAAGTGGGAAACGAGAGAGATCTCTTGACAgtcatgcaggagctgtgggaggagcCCTTCCTGCAGGTCTCAGGCTGGGCACATGGGGGTGACTGGCCCCTCTGCAATGGTTTCTGTGCCACAAGCTCATAAATCCAAGGGGTCAGTTCAGAAGggctctggggtgctggagctgccgggTCCTTGTCCCACTCCAGCTGACCTTACAGTAGGCCAGAACTGAGGTCAGAGATTTCTGGTCTCCGtctccagggtgctcagcagatCTGTGCCCTTAGGGTTGCACGTGCTCAGCATGTCTTTAACGTAGAGCCTGCGTGAGGAgtcttgcagctttcagctgctgtggaggcagaggagatggcagaggcaggagtCTGGGATCCACGGGCACCCAGAATGAGCATGGATATGAGCTTTCCATGGCCCACGGCTGGAGGGCCCCTGTTGTGCCAGTTTAGAGGCTGCTGTctgggcagtgctgttgggGTAAGGCCAGCAGGACTGAGGCAATGGAGCTCATCAGGGACGGGcaccccctgcccagggctgtccctgcatgagcacaggctggcagggatgTGCCCAGGTGAGTGTGGCCAGGAAGGGAGTGttgggatgtgcagagcagctctgctgcagggcccgtgtctccttgctttgcccagagatgctgcctctgtgtcctgtagctgtgccatgtCCTGTGGGCCATGCACCCACTCAcaaccagctctgagcaggtgcgatgctggtgcctcctcctgcacgggacagggctgcaggcagagctctgccagctgggcgTGCTGGAAgttgctgcagtgagagcctgAGGCATGGGGCTGGCCAGGGGTGCTCCAGAGCTGACTTGTCCTATTCGTTGTCTGTagggctccatcttcttccccctgccgGACGGGACAGGTTTACGCTACCACCtggaaggaactgctgaagcccCCAGGTGTTCAGGGGCCATTTCCCGGCAGGTTCCATGCAGGAAGTGCCACAAGgagctcatccctgtgtccaactggcTGCACAGACCACAGAGGTGAGTCCAGCCCAGGAAGTCTGGAAGTGCCTGGAAGCTCCTTCCTGAAAGCTTGTCCCTCTCCTTGGCCATGTCTGCCCATACCCAcgttctgcctgtgcagaggcacCCTGGAGGGCTTTCCTCCAAGGGGGATGAGAGCTGGTGCCCTGTGCCTGAGGCACTGAGGGTGAGAGGGGCTGTATTGTACCCCCACTCGATGAGTGTCCTATGGGAGTCCTTCGTGTTGACCTTCACTGCATCCTTCTCACCCACAGGTTCCTGGTGGTTATTGACATGCTCAAACCAGAGAacctggaaagcagttctgtgctgcaggggtgttCCTACATGGACGTGCCAAGCTCTGCGAAGAAGGACTACCAGCTCACCTTCCTCTCCTACAAAGAAGGGGTCTTCAGGGCAAAGGTAAGTGAGGACACTGGTCTGCAGGGCCCTtcaaggagctgttggctcaCTGAGAAGCTACACGCCTCTTCATACCTCCACGTGCACAGGTCCTATGAAATACCACATGTGCTTTCTGTGGTCTTGTGCTCTTCCTCGGTGGGTGCTCGTAGCCATTCCTGGAAGCAGGACGCTGAGCTCAGTGGGCTgttttgggtctgttttcatgtgtggaatgagcagcccttccctttctgtctgatttaggTGACCTTCCTCAATGAGACAACCGGAGAGTACTTGTTCCACATGGTGACTTTCAAGGCGGTggcttcaggacccatgggcaCTATTCAAATGAGCACCGCTGTTCGGCAGAGAGTGTCCTCCAGCGTCAAGGTGGACAACCCTCTGCCTGTCCCGGTGACGTTTGACATCAACTGCAAAGTGCCCGACGTCAGCGTTCCCCAGCACTTTACTGTCCCTGCACAGTCGAAGGTAGGGGCAAAGCTCCTCtggctccctctgctctccctgctcctggctggaggGGATGCTCTTGAAGGCTGATGCCTGAAAGGAGCCATGTGGGGCTTCCTTCCGTGGTGGCAGCTCCCTGCCGATGATCTAGAGAGGGAGCAGTGTGTGAGAATATCCCCAGTGGGCATCATCCTGCGCTGGtggagcctgccctgctgccccctgGAACACGCTGCAAGTGGGCCTCACGTGgcaggtccttgtgccacgtgcCCCTCATGTAGTGTGGTgcttccagctgtgagtggCTGCAGGACAAGCCTCAGCCCATGGCCAGGTTGTCTGCAGCCTGGATTGACAGGAAGTGGTGTGTGCcctgggggagcacaggggtTTTTATggtgggaagcttctggcatcgTGCTGGAGGGCTGTGAGCTGTTGGGATCTGTCCCTATGTGAACCGTCCCCCAGAAGGAGCAAGGCTgtgcccaagagaggggagtCAGAGTGGGGAAGGCAGCCCAGCCTTCGGGCACTGCCcgagcacagcagggaccagctgcCCCTTGTCAGGCACACgtgttccctgcctctgcctgacaaagtggctttttccttccttcctcccaggcggATCTTGTCTTGGAGTATCAGCCCCTGCAAACGGGTGAGAGCAGCGGGCAGctggtgctccagagcagcgACTTGGGCTCTCTGTTTTACACgctgcagctgaaagccaccTGGAGCAGGCCAGAGAAGCCCGTGTATTTCCGCACCAGGCTGGGCTCCCGTCAGACCATCACCACCAAAATACGGCATTTTGCCCAGCAGAAGACCGAGTACCTCGTACAGGTGAGCGCGGCTGCTGGGGCtctggctgggaggcagctcctctggccagcaccagccctctccACCAAGGGCTCCAAGTGCCTCTGGCTTGGGgtggcagagccagggtggCCATGTGAGCCCAGGGTCCTCCCACTGGTGTGGGCTTGTCACCAGCTGCACTGTCCTCCCTTGCGGGCCCGTGTCTGCTGCCCTGGttggagctgcttctgcaggcgCCACGGTGCCTGGGCTTGCttcccccttgcagcccaggTCTGGCAGTCGGGCGTCTTGGGGCTTGGGTGCAGGGTTGTCCCTGCTGGGCACGTTTGCACAGTTCTCGTGCCCATTCCCCGCAGGCACTCACCAGGAGTGTGGTGTGGGTGGGCCAGGCCAGGGCCAGGGGACCATCGTGTTCTTCCCgaggtgctggctctgctgttgtgacCCACCCCCCATGGTCTCTTGTCTCCCCTGCACAGACCGACTGTGCCGACTTCCAGACGGCAAAATCCATCAGTGCGGCACCcgccagtgctgggggctcAGACCTGAGCGTGGAAGTGACCTTTGAGCCCTGCCACCTGGGCGAAGCCAAGGCcacgctgcagctcagctctgcattggGCGGGCAGTACTGCATCCCACTCATTGGCCTTGCGCTGCCCCCTGAAGCCCAGGgccccttcctcatcccagccggcggcaccacctccatctccttcaggaacgTCTTCCGGAAGGCCACGGCGTTCCAATACGCAGTGAAGCACCCGGGCTTCACCGTCAGGGCCCCCGAGGTGCTGCGTGccaagagcagcaccaccatcacCGTCTCCTTCGCGGGCGGCCCGgctcctgtcaccagcaggctggtggtctcctgccctgggggctCCTGGACCTACCACCTCCGGGGCCTGCCCTCCCCCCGCAAGTGAGCAGCTGCCCCCGGCCCTTCCTGCCACGTTCGTGCTCTCTGgagcaaataaatgtcatttaacatCCTCCCACACgacgtccttgtctctaaatgggAGAGACGTGAATTTGCTGGATGGACACCCGGTGgacaaggaattggctggatgactgcacGCAGTGagctgtggtcagtggctctatgtccaactggagaccagtgaggaatggtgtctctcaggggtcggtgttggggcagaccctgttcaacatctttgtcggtgacagacagtgggatcgagcaccctcagcaggtttgctgacgacactgagctgtgtggtgcagtcagtgtgctggagggaagggatggcatccagagggacctggacatgctggagaggaGACCAACCTCCTGAAGTTCATCAAAGCCgagtgcagctcctgcccctgggtcagggcaatcccaagcacagctacaggctgcatggagaagtgattcagagcagcccgaggagaagggcctgggggtcggaacatgagctggcttcagcatgggctgagcccagaaaccccctgtgtcctgggctgtatcaccaccagcatgaccaggaggtcaagggaggtgatcctgctcctccactctgctctcatgagacccacacttggagcactggatacagttctggtgtcctcaacagaaggatatagagctgttggagcaaatccagaggagggccatgaggatgctaagggggatggagcagctgctgtacaaagacaggctgagaaagttggggctgttcagcctggagaagggaaggctgcgtggagacctcatagcagccttccagtatctgaagggggcctacagggatgctggggagggactcttgatCAGGGCCGGTAGCAATAGGACTGAAAGCTGCAGATCTCAATGTGTATATTGTAATACCTGCTACTCCACTGATGAGCTGACTCTTACCGTGGTTGAAGTGATCTTGGAATGATAAGGGAATGTCCTGAAAGCATCAGCTCAATGCTTcaagagcagctgaagcaaatgAGGTGCTGGCAATCTTCAAAGCAGGAATTCAAGATAAAACAGAAGGCACTGGTATGCCACCAAACCAATAGTGTGCTCTCAGCTGGAGTGCAGCATGTCACTTGACTCCCTCATCTCActtaaaggaaatggaaaggcAGTACAACTGGaagaagtctggaaaagagTGGCAGGCATTATTTTAGCCATGGAATAACTTCAGTAGGAAGAAccaacttgttttcttcatcctggATCTTTGCCCCATTTGGCCTtgagggagaagggggaatgaaaaagtctgttcctctttctctgtagtTTTAAAGCAATAAGCAGCATACAAAAGTTAACAGCAACTATTATTCACTGGCCCTCccagtaagaaaacaaaggagtgtggGATGAAGGGAATAAGTGGTGGGTGcaacacaaacccaaagaaCTGGTTCTGGACAGAGTATGTCATTGACATTGTTGCCACAGGGTGTTTCTGTAGGTTCAGAAATATCAGGATGAACTGATAGAACAACAATCTGTTGGGGTGTATTAAATAGAGAAGCCTTTGTGTTAGGCAGTTCTGCAAGTGCATGGaggcaaagaagacattcagGGAGCTGTGCTACATACTGCCTTTGCTtattaaactctttttttccccaagaatttaatttctttgactgATGTGGAGGTGAACGTTTGGTCTGAGCTAGTATCCCATTTTATAGGAGGAGCTAGAAAAGTGCACGTGAAGAGATGTCATAGGTTACGATAATAAAGGGCCTTGAGCAGCAGGAATCCTAattcaaaagcacacaaaagctctgaaaaacaagagaaagtgGAGATTGAGGTTGTTCTTAATTATCCTTTAGTGTGTCCCGATAGACTAAATGgcatttctttgtattcttaAAGACACAGCTCAGGTCTAGTGCTTTCAAACACTGTAGCCGCTAACTGATGGCTTCCTTGTATGTGAGGTTGTACCTTCTGAAAGCCAAAACagaacatattttattaaaatcaaaacctgtaAGTAACAGAAGGTAAAGGTGTCTTTAGTTGTTTATCTTCCTTGTTTACAGCTTTAGTTTACTGTTAACTGCTTTATGGGTAATCCTTGTCCCTGGCATTTGTGGAAAGAGATGGAGCTAACAGCTGTCACGTTTTCATTAGATAAGAACTGAAAGATCTGgaacagaggcaaagaaaaatcttctgcaCTTATGGAAATAACACTTGTAGACATCATTTGTGATGTCTTGTTTCTTGCACTTGCAAAATGTTGTGTGGCTAGAAATGCCTCCTGTCAGTCATCGGTATAtaagtttgtaatagttttGATAGCAGATTGTATTTACATGACGTGTTGCTTCTTCCCAGATTCTGCAGCAGGTGGTGCATGGGTGCAGTGAGAGCATGCTAGGGACAATGGCACTGACAGCTTGCCAGTTCATGGAAGAACCCGGAATGGCAGTGCAGAGGCATTAATCTAAACATCCTTCTAACAACAACAGCAAGTTTGAGGTAAGTTAGACCTGCAGTGTAGTACAGTGCATTTGCATGGCTTGAAGAGTTCTAAACCATCAAGGTGGTTGAAGCAGAAATGTCAGTGAGCCATGTGTTTACCTGTGGGACTTTGTGCTTGAAGCCCCTGTGAAATACCTGTTCAGCCTTGCTTTTggaagggctgctgctggatgagtGGGGCCTTGCCCTGTAAAGAAATAGGTTCAGTAAGTCACATTTATTTAATCTCCTTCAATCATGTGAAAGTGCATAACTTCAGTGGTTTTGCTACAGGTGTGTTTGCAGCAGATCATATTCTTAAATGGTCTCAGGGCCTTaatgaacaaatatttctaCCCTTTCAACCCAAGGTTCATTTCCGTTTGCCTGTTACTTCCTTGTGCTGTCAGATGAAAGCTGGGAGTGGagtctcatttttcttgtctCATCATTTTAGGCTATCTTATCCTGACACaaacaattcttattttcttctcttgataTTGTTTGAAAGCTTTTTCCTAATACAGTTTAGTGAGTAATTGTTGCCTCTGGGCAGTCTTGGGGTTTGTCATTTATCTGCAGCTCTGACTCtcctgatttttgttgtttaaaatgcatagaaacCTTTAGGTTGTGGCAGTGGAGATCAGTATCAGCCACAATTACCACTTCTAATAAAACCCTAGCCATTAATTTGACATGCTTAAGAGCTAATGCAAACAATAGGCCATGCTTTACATTTGTTAAATTAGCTCTGGATAAAAAGATTACAgagggttgtttggttttggggggatttgttgTTGGTATGGTGAAAGTGAAGTAGCTCTTTGGTAAAATAGTATTGCAGGATGCAAAGACCATATGTTTATTTCTCAGGATGAAGTTCACATTCCTGGTGCTATCTACCTCTCCATCAAATGTGACTCTCAGTGTAATACAGAAGAGGG
The DNA window shown above is from Melopsittacus undulatus isolate bMelUnd1 chromosome 19, bMelUnd1.mat.Z, whole genome shotgun sequence and carries:
- the LOC117437225 gene encoding hydrocephalus-inducing protein-like; amino-acid sequence: MVTFKAVASGPMGTIQMSTAVRQRVSSSVKVDNPLPVPVTFDINCKVPDVSVPQHFTVPAQSKADLVLEYQPLQTGESSGQLVLQSSDLGSLFYTLQLKATWSRPEKPVYFRTRLGSRQTITTKIRHFAQQKTEYLVQTDCADFQTAKSISAAPASAGGSDLSVEVTFEPCHLGEAKATLQLSSALGGQNVFRKATAFQYAVKHPGFTVRAPEVLRAKSSTTITVSFAGGPAPVTSRLVVSCPGGSWTYHLRGLPSPRK